Genomic window (Streptomyces liliiviolaceus):
CCCGCAACGCGTTCCGCGCCTACGACGGCCTGGGCTGCGACGTCCTCGCGATGGTGGTGAACAGGGTCGCTCCCGCCGACCGCGGGGACATCCACGACCAGCTCGACAACCGCCTGCCCGTGCCCTGCCACGTCCTGCCGGACGAGCCCGCGCTCTCCGCGCCGACGGTCGCCCAGATCACCCACGCCCTCGGCGGCAAGGTGCTCCTCGGCGACGACGCGGGGCTCGCCCGCGACGCCCTGAACTTCGTCTTCGGCGGCGCGATGCTGCCGAACTTCCTGGGCGCGCTGACCCCAGGCTGCATGGTCGTCACCCCCGGCGACCGCGCCGACCTCGTGGTGGGCGCCCTCGCCGCGCACAGCGCCGGCACCCCGCCGATAGCGGGCGTGGTGCTCACCCTGAACGAGCGCCCGAGCGACCTCGTCCTCACCCTGGCCGCCCGCCTCGCCCCCGGCACCCCGGTGGTCGCGGTCGAGACGGGATCCTTCCTCACGGCGTCCGAACTCTTCGCCATGGAAGGCAAGTTGAACGCGGCCACGCCCCGCAAGGCGGAGACGGCGCTCGGCCTCTTCGAGCGGTACGTGGACACCGGCGACCTCCTCAGGCGCGTCTCGGCACCCAGCAGCAGCCGTGTCACGCCGATGATGTTCGAGCACAAACTCCTGGAGCAGGCCCGCTCCGACAAGCGGCGCGTCGTGCTGCCCGAGGGCACCGAGCCGCGCGTCCTGCACGCCGCCGAGGTGCTGCTGCGCCGCGGTGTCTGCGACCTCACGCTGCTCGGCCCCGTCGACCAGATCCGCAAGAAGGCCGCCGACCTCGGTATCGACCTCGGCGCCGCCCAGCTGATCGACCCGCAGACCTCCGAGCTGCGCGACCGCTTCGCCGAGCGGTACGCCGAACTCCGTTCCCACAAGGGCGTGTCCGTCGAGCTGGCGTACGACGTCGTCTCGGACGTGAACTACTTCGGCACGCTGATGGTCCAGGAGGGCCTCGCCGACGGCATGGTCTCGGGGTCGGTGCACTCCACGGCGGCCACCATCCGCCCGGCCTTCGAGATCATCAAGACCAAGCCGGAGGCGTCGATCGTCTCCTCGGTCTTCTTCATGTGCCTGGCCGACAAGGTCCTCGTGTACGGCGACTGCGCGGTCAACCCCGATCCGGACGCGGAGCAGCTGGCCGACATCGCCATCCAGGCCGCCGCCACCGCCGAGCAGTTCGGTGTCGAGCCGCGGATCGCGATGCTCTCGTACTCGACCGGCACGTCCGGCTCGGGCGCGGACGTCGACAAGGTGCGTACGGCCACCGAGCTGGTCCGCTCCCGCCGCGCCGATCTGAGCATCGAGGGACCGATCCAGTACGACGCGGCCGTCGAGCCGTCCGTCGCGGCGACCAAGCTGCCCGGTTCGAAGGTCGCCGGGCAGGCGTCCGTGCTGATCTTCCCGGACCTCAACACCGGCAACAACACGTACAAGGCCGTGCAGCGCTCCGCCGGCGCGATCGCCGTCGGACCGGTCCTCCAGGGCCTGCGCAAGCCGGTCAACGACCTGTCCCGGGGCGCGCTCGTCGGGGACATCGTGAACACGGTCGCCATCACCGCGATCCAGGCCCAGGCGCAGCCCCCGGCCGCCCCGGCGTACGAAGCCCCCGCCCCCACCGCGACCCCGAAGGTTCCCGTCCAGTGAGTGCCACCCGCGTCCTCGTCCTCAACTCCGGCTCCTCCTCGGTGAAGTACCAGCTGCTCGACATGGGCGACGGCAGCCGGCTGGCCGCGGGCCTCGTCGAGCGCATCGGCGAGGAGACCTCCCGGCTCAAGCACTCCCCGCTGGCCACCGGCGGCGAGCCCCGCGAGACGACCGGCCCGATCGCCGACCACGAGGCCGCGCTGAAGGCCGTCGCCGGGGAGCTGTCGCGGGACGGGCTCGGTCTGGACTCCCCCGAGCTGGCCGCGATCGGCCACCGGGTGGTCCACGGCGGCAGGCGGTTCACGCGGCCGACCGTCGTCGACGACGCGGTCCTCGCCGAGATCGAGCGCCTCATCCCGGTGGCGCCGCTGCACAACCCGGCCAACCTCACCGGTATCCGCACCGCTCGGGCACTGCGCCCGGACCTGCCCCAGGTCGCCGTCTTCGACACGGCGTTCCACACGACGATGCCGGAGTCCGCGGCCCGCTACGCCATCGAC
Coding sequences:
- the pta gene encoding phosphate acetyltransferase, which encodes MTRSVYVTGIDRGDGRQVIELGVMELLTRQVDRVGVFRPLVHDGPDRLFELLRARYRLAQDPATVYGMDYHAASALQADQGTDELVSQLVDRFHAVARDYDVVLVLGTDYADTQFPDELALNARLANEFGASVIPVVGGRKQTVESVLAETRNAFRAYDGLGCDVLAMVVNRVAPADRGDIHDQLDNRLPVPCHVLPDEPALSAPTVAQITHALGGKVLLGDDAGLARDALNFVFGGAMLPNFLGALTPGCMVVTPGDRADLVVGALAAHSAGTPPIAGVVLTLNERPSDLVLTLAARLAPGTPVVAVETGSFLTASELFAMEGKLNAATPRKAETALGLFERYVDTGDLLRRVSAPSSSRVTPMMFEHKLLEQARSDKRRVVLPEGTEPRVLHAAEVLLRRGVCDLTLLGPVDQIRKKAADLGIDLGAAQLIDPQTSELRDRFAERYAELRSHKGVSVELAYDVVSDVNYFGTLMVQEGLADGMVSGSVHSTAATIRPAFEIIKTKPEASIVSSVFFMCLADKVLVYGDCAVNPDPDAEQLADIAIQAAATAEQFGVEPRIAMLSYSTGTSGSGADVDKVRTATELVRSRRADLSIEGPIQYDAAVEPSVAATKLPGSKVAGQASVLIFPDLNTGNNTYKAVQRSAGAIAVGPVLQGLRKPVNDLSRGALVGDIVNTVAITAIQAQAQPPAAPAYEAPAPTATPKVPVQ